From the genome of Croceibacterium atlanticum:
GGGCGGGTGGACCACGGCGGAAAGGCAGCGTTTCCTGGCCAGGCTCCCCCGTGAACTGAGCGCGGCGAAGCTGGCTGAGCTGGATAGCAAGCTGGGCCTGTCGGAAACGGGCAATAACGAGATCCGCTTCGCCTGGCTCGAACTGGCGCTGGAGAACCGTTACGAACCGGCCGTGCCGCAGGCGGAACAATTCCTGTCCACGGTCGGCCGCACCAAATTCGTGCGCCCGCTGTTCAAGGCGCTGGTGGATCAGGGTGCGTGGGGCCGCCCGATTGCGGAACGGATCTATGCCGATACGCGCAGCGGCTATCATGCCGTGACGCAGGGCGCGGTGGACAAGGTGATGGGCCGGGACGGCTGATCCCCCGCCGCCTCTCTGCATGACAGACAAGGGAGCGCCGGTTGATGCCGCGCTCCCTTTTTTGTGTCCGATCAAGTGTCTGGCGGACAGTTGGCCGGGGTGTCAGTACGCGTCCGGAACGCAGGCGCATTCACGGGATTACACTGAAGGCCGCAAGAAACGGCCGCTTTTTAAAATTCTTAATATTAAGAAATAATATAAATAGTTAAATACCGGTTAATATCTTCAATATTTTTTGGAACCGAGTTGTAATTTGGTTGTTTACCAGACCATTCTTGCACGCAACTCTTCGTCGGAGAGCGGGACATGCAGAGCAATGGTGGCGCATCGGATGCGCCGGTTGGGAATGAAGGCAATCGCCGCGATGACGAGCGAACGCGGACGATTTATCGGCTGGTCCAGATATTGAGCGGTGATGATGAAGGTCTCGCCCGCTGCCGCAATATTTCCGATGGCGGTGCTGCCCTCCATCTGACGATGCCGGTGCAGCTGAACGATCATGTCTGCCTGAACTTTTCGCCCAGCGTATCGCTGGAAGGGCAGGTGGTGTGGGTTAACGGGAGCGATTGCGGCGTGAAGTTTCTGGACAAGGTGGACAGTTCGGACCTGCTGCGCACGACCTCCGCCGAATTGAGGGCCGAAGGTGCCCGTCCGCCGCGCCTGAAGGCCGATGTGCCGGCCTGGGTATATCACGAAGGCCGCACTTGCGTGACGCGCACGCATGACGTGTCGCAGCGCGGCGTCAAGCTTTCGCACAGGGGCGAATTTACCCCCGGCCTGAAAGTCCGCGTGCTGCTTCCCGGAGGCGGAGAGAAGGACGGCATCGTTCGCTGGAGTCAGGAAAACATTGCGGGCCTGCAATTGCTTGATCCCTTCAGCGTGGAAGATCTGGGATCGGTCCGCGCATTGAGCGACGGGGGTGATCGAAAGCGTGCTGGATAATACCGGCTTTGGTGGCTTCCGCACGGCGGAGCCTGCCAATGACCGGGACGATGCCGGACCGGATTCGTCCGGTATTTGCGCACAGCCGCGCCTTTCCTCTTGCCGTTCGCGCAACAATCCGCACATCAGGGATACGATGTTGCGGCAATATGAACTTGTTGAGCGGGTAAAGAGCTACGACCCTGACGCGGATGAGGCGCTGCTCAACCGCGCCTATGTCTATACGGTGCAGAAGCACGGCGCGCAGAAGCGTGCATCGGGCGACCCCTATTTCAGCCATCCGGTCGAAGTCGCCGGTCTGATGACCGATCTGAAGCTGGACCAGGAAACCATCATCACCGCGCTGCTCCACGATACGGTGGAGGATACGCTGGCCACGATTGACGACATACGGGCCAATTTCGGCCCCGAAGTCGCCCGTCTGGTGGATGGTGTGACCAAGCTTTCCAAGATCGAACAGATGCCCGAAAATGAACGGGCAGCTGAAAATCTGCGCAAGTTCCTCCTCGCCATGAGCGAGGATTTACGCGTTCTGCTGGTGAAGCTGGCGGACCGGCTGCACAATATGCGCACGCTCCATTTCATCAGGAATCCGGAAAAGCGCCGCCGCATCGCGCGCGAAACGATGGATATCTATGCCCCGCTGGCGGAACGCGTGGGCATGTATGAATATATGCGCGAAATGCAGCTTCTGGCCTTCGAACAGCTGGAGCCGGAAGCCTATGCCACGATAACCGGCCGGCTGGCGCAGATCCGCAGCCAGGAAGGCGGGCAGGTCGATGCCATCGCGCTGGAAATCAAGCATGCACTGGCCGAAGCCGGCATCCAGGCCGAAGTCTGGGGGCGGGAAAAACATCCCTATTCGATCTGGCGCAAGATGGCGGAACGCCATGTCAGCTTCGAACAGATTACCGACATCATGGCCTTCCGCGTGGTCACGGAAAATGTCGAAGACACTTATCGCGCCCTCGGCGTGCTTCACCAGGTCTGGCAATTCGTGCCCGGGCGGTTCAAGGATTACATCTCGACGCCCAAGACCAACGGATATCGCAGCCTTCACACATCGCTGATCTATGGCAAATCCATGCGCGTGGAGGTGCAGATCCGCACGCGCGAAATGCACCGCCGCAATGAATTCGGCCTTGCTGCCCACTGGGCTTACAAACAGGGTGACCGGCCGGACGGGCAGGTGGGCTGGCTGCGCGACCTGATCGAGATCGTCGATGCCAGCCAGGATGCCGAGGAACTGCTCGAACATACGAAGCTGGCAATCTATCAGGATCGGATCTTCGCCTTCACGCCCAAGGGCGCCCTGTTCCAGCTGCCCAAGGGGGCGACCCCGGTGGACTTTGCCTTCGCCGTCCATACCGATCTGGGGGCGCAGGCCGTGGGTGCCAAGATCAATGGCCGGCACATGCCGCTGCGCACTCCGCTGAACAATGGCGACGTGGTGGAAATCATCAAGGGCGCCACGGCAGAGCCGCAACTGAACTGGCTGGGCTTTGTCGTCACGGGCAAGGCCCGTGCTGCGATCCGCCGCTTCGTCCGCGCGAAGGAACGCGCCGAAGTGGCCACGATCGGCCGCAAATTGTTTGACGAAATTGTCGAACAGATCCCGGCCAAGATCGGCAAGAAGGCCATCGCCGCCGCGCTGGAACGGCTCGAACTCGATGACGAGGACGACCTGATGCATGCCATCGGCGCAGCCAAGCTGAGCGATCGCGAAGTGATGGAAGCGCTGGTGCCCGGAAGTACGGCCGACATGCCGGAGGAGCCGACGCAGGGCAAGGCGATCTCGATCAAGGGGCTGACTCCCGGCATGGGTTTCAGCCTGGCCAATTGCTGCCATCCGGTGCCAGGAGATCGCATCGTCGGCCTGCGCCGCAAGGGTGAAGGCGTGGAAGTTCACGCGATTGACTGCCTGCAACTCGCCAATGGCGTGGATGCCGACTGGGTCGATCTGTCCTGGGGTGAACGGTCGCAGGGTGCCGTCGGCCGCATCCGCAGCGTCCTTTACAACCGCACCGGAACGCTGGCCGAAATGGCCGGGGTCTTCGCCCGCAATCACGCCAATGTGATCAATCTAGAACTGGTAGAGCGCGACGATCCCTTCCACACTTACGAAGTGGATCTGGAAGTGCAGGATCTGGCCCATCTGACACGCATCGTCAGCGCCCTGCGCGCCAGCGATTCCGTGGCAGAGGCAGACCGTATCTGATTTTACGGGAAGTCGGGCCGCTTACTCCGCCCCGGCTTCCCGGATCGGCACCGGCAGATTGCAGATATCAACGCCCCCTGCCGGTATCTGGTAAAAGCTGTCTTCCAGGTTGGCGCGAATATGGGCGTATTGCGCGAAGCTCTTGCTCGACGTGTCGAGATATTCGAAATGCGGCCGCCGGCCTTCCGGCAGGCTGTCGCCCATCCGGGCCGAAGTAATCGGCGTATCTTCCTCGCGCGTTTCATAAACGCCAGCCGCGCCGGTCCCGCGCTTCAGGGTGGAAAGATGTTCGATCCCGTCAATCACGCGGCCGACCACGGCGATATTGCGGTCCAGCTGGCGCGGGGCATGGCCGATCACGGCATAAAGCTCGCTGCCCGTGCCGGTATCGGGCACAAGATCGCGCGCCACGCCGACGGAGGCATAGCAATGGACCGGCCACATCGCGCCCTTGCCAAGCCCGATCGGCCATCCCTGATGGAATGATGCCCCCTCGGCATAGGGATCGTCCTGCAGCAAAACCATGGGCGGCACATTGGCGCGCACCGTCAGCAAGGGTTTCTTTTCCCCGGCTTCGGCCTTTTCCCGGTCGCGTTCATCGGCGCGATGATTGATCGCACTTGCCCGGGCCCGTTCGCGCGCCGTTTCCAGGAAACCCCGCGCCAGATCGGTAAAGCCATCATCCGCTTCCGTCAGCGTATAATCGCTGGTCGGGGATGCCACGCCATCGGGCATCGGGCCCGGATCCATGTCCAGTTCCGGATCGCCGCCGCCCCATTGCGCCACCCAATTATCGACCACGCGATAGATGCTGGTGCCGTCCCACCAATGGGCGGCGGCCAGTTTGCGGATATTTTCCGTCCAGGGCTGGCTGAAGGGTGCGGGCATCAGCTGGATAACCACCGTCCGGTCCTGCCCCGCCATGTCGGGCGCAAGCTGCATCACCAGCAGATCCGCCGGATCGATCGCCAGCCATTCGC
Proteins encoded in this window:
- a CDS encoding RelA/SpoT family protein encodes the protein MLRQYELVERVKSYDPDADEALLNRAYVYTVQKHGAQKRASGDPYFSHPVEVAGLMTDLKLDQETIITALLHDTVEDTLATIDDIRANFGPEVARLVDGVTKLSKIEQMPENERAAENLRKFLLAMSEDLRVLLVKLADRLHNMRTLHFIRNPEKRRRIARETMDIYAPLAERVGMYEYMREMQLLAFEQLEPEAYATITGRLAQIRSQEGGQVDAIALEIKHALAEAGIQAEVWGREKHPYSIWRKMAERHVSFEQITDIMAFRVVTENVEDTYRALGVLHQVWQFVPGRFKDYISTPKTNGYRSLHTSLIYGKSMRVEVQIRTREMHRRNEFGLAAHWAYKQGDRPDGQVGWLRDLIEIVDASQDAEELLEHTKLAIYQDRIFAFTPKGALFQLPKGATPVDFAFAVHTDLGAQAVGAKINGRHMPLRTPLNNGDVVEIIKGATAEPQLNWLGFVVTGKARAAIRRFVRAKERAEVATIGRKLFDEIVEQIPAKIGKKAIAAALERLELDDEDDLMHAIGAAKLSDREVMEALVPGSTADMPEEPTQGKAISIKGLTPGMGFSLANCCHPVPGDRIVGLRRKGEGVEVHAIDCLQLANGVDADWVDLSWGERSQGAVGRIRSVLYNRTGTLAEMAGVFARNHANVINLELVERDDPFHTYEVDLEVQDLAHLTRIVSALRASDSVAEADRI
- a CDS encoding PilZ domain-containing protein; its protein translation is MQSNGGASDAPVGNEGNRRDDERTRTIYRLVQILSGDDEGLARCRNISDGGAALHLTMPVQLNDHVCLNFSPSVSLEGQVVWVNGSDCGVKFLDKVDSSDLLRTTSAELRAEGARPPRLKADVPAWVYHEGRTCVTRTHDVSQRGVKLSHRGEFTPGLKVRVLLPGGGEKDGIVRWSQENIAGLQLLDPFSVEDLGSVRALSDGGDRKRAG
- a CDS encoding peptidylprolyl isomerase; amino-acid sequence: MKHTSLLSAMMLAALSLTSTAAQAQEDQAPKNTEKPTPESVVAAAADSEWLAIDPADLLVMQLAPDMAGQDRTVVIQLMPAPFSQPWTENIRKLAAAHWWDGTSIYRVVDNWVAQWGGGDPELDMDPGPMPDGVASPTSDYTLTEADDGFTDLARGFLETARERARASAINHRADERDREKAEAGEKKPLLTVRANVPPMVLLQDDPYAEGASFHQGWPIGLGKGAMWPVHCYASVGVARDLVPDTGTGSELYAVIGHAPRQLDRNIAVVGRVIDGIEHLSTLKRGTGAAGVYETREEDTPITSARMGDSLPEGRRPHFEYLDTSSKSFAQYAHIRANLEDSFYQIPAGGVDICNLPVPIREAGAE